A genomic segment from Janthinobacterium sp. 64 encodes:
- a CDS encoding sigma-70 family RNA polymerase sigma factor: MTNKSDFQLIERACDGETAAFEMLYLKYKFRVKNVVARILYNQNDIEDIVQVTFMKAFKEIKSFRRESSFFTWLFIIASNSAKVQYKKRHKDDECLHGTVESYESSGEIGSINSENNPEEIFIALQLHIELNRAFMALPEALRVVFFLREIECLSYEEISREVACPIGTVRSRIHRAREDVWRAVGKGRR; encoded by the coding sequence GTGACCAACAAAAGTGACTTTCAATTAATAGAAAGAGCATGCGACGGAGAAACCGCTGCATTTGAGATGCTTTATCTCAAATACAAATTCAGAGTCAAAAATGTTGTTGCCAGAATTCTATATAACCAAAACGATATTGAGGATATTGTTCAAGTTACTTTCATGAAGGCATTTAAGGAAATAAAGTCATTTCGCAGAGAATCAAGCTTCTTTACCTGGTTATTTATCATCGCCAGCAATAGCGCAAAAGTTCAATATAAAAAACGGCATAAAGATGACGAGTGCCTGCATGGCACGGTCGAATCATATGAATCATCCGGAGAGATTGGCAGCATAAATTCTGAAAACAATCCAGAAGAGATTTTTATAGCATTACAGTTACACATCGAGCTTAATCGGGCCTTTATGGCCTTACCCGAAGCATTGCGAGTCGTTTTTTTTCTTCGTGAAATTGAGTGCTTGAGTTACGAGGAAATATCCCGGGAGGTGGCCTGCCCGATAGGCACAGTACGCAGCCGCATTCACAGAGCGCGAGAGGACGTCTGGAGGGCCGTCGGCAAGGGCCGAAGATGA
- a CDS encoding GNAT family N-acetyltransferase: MVVHDPHSQQVLGGAIGRTSLGLLFLDLFYLPVAVRRLGLGSQVLEQFEAEGRRRGCGSAVLYTISFQAPAFYERRGWCRFGEIACSPDGTSRIFMRKTL, from the coding sequence GTGGTGGTGCACGACCCGCACAGCCAGCAGGTGCTGGGCGGCGCCATTGGCAGGACCTCGCTGGGCCTGCTTTTTCTCGATTTGTTTTACTTGCCCGTCGCCGTGCGCAGACTTGGCCTGGGCAGCCAGGTACTGGAACAGTTCGAGGCGGAGGGGCGCCGGCGCGGCTGCGGCTCGGCGGTGCTATATACCATCAGTTTCCAGGCGCCGGCATTTTACGAGCGCCGTGGCTGGTGCCGCTTTGGCGAGATTGCCTGCAGCCCCGACGGCACGAGCCGGATTTTCATGCGCAAGACGCTGTAG